The genome window CAGAGTTGTGGCTGACTTGCAGTTCACCAGAAGAGCCTGCAACCGTTTTCTTGTCATAACAGACCATTAGCCATCCTATCCTCCTCATGACTGCATAAGGGATACAAACAGTTCTCTCTTGAGATGCTTCCAGTAGTTCAGAGTGACAGaacatgtgtgcatgcatgcacatgtgtgtgcgCATGCATGTCTGGGTGGTGAATGGGATCATTTTAAAGTTACATCATATTTTCAGCATGAAACATACAATTTCAATTAACTTGTCTACAAAAACACCAGTGTGAATAGTTTATTGTTTACACGTAACTCCAAATTTTACTGAGGGTGAGGGAGTCAGGGAAAAGTAAAGATCAAAAATTTTTCTGACTTGCAGAAATAAAGAACTTCATTTATCCTCTGTGTCCCCTTCCAGGTCTCCCAGTAAGTGCCTCCTGCTAGAAGTAGGAAATGCTAGGTGGGGTTTAGAGGGAAGGGTTGTTGTTATTTGAGATGTCAAACATTTTGCATGACTGCAGCGCTAGAAACTGCATACAGAGGGGCACAGGGGAGGGAGAAGGacatacatttggaaaaaaaatttagaaatattaTTTCACTGTTACACATATTCTGTCCACATTGTCAGCAAAGTAAGGctctttttaaattatgaaaagattttgtgcatgtTTTCCCCTCTAAAAAACATCCATAAATGATTTTAGCTGTAAAATGTTTCAGGattgtgaagaaaacagaaacgcaaaacaaaaaaaaaaaatccaaaaaataaagaccaggcttcctaaaaaataaaataaaccaaagaaaatCCCTCTAAATCTACAGCAatattttaactggaaaaagGTCCATTTTCTCTGGTTCGTCAGTATAAAAGGTtcctttatttatatatatttcagtTTTTAGGATGCAAGTTCATCTTGCTCATCTTCTCATGTATGGTCCATTGAGAGACTGCTTGGGCACGCCAGCCGCATTCATGTAGCTGTGATGGGAGGGGCCAGTGTACATCATGTTTCCATGAGGATTTGGCTGCATAGGCTGCTGGGTATAGGCCTGGCTCCCCATCATTCCCATCTGCATCTGCATAGGATACTGTGCTGTCTGGTTCATGTAGGCAGGGTTACTATGGTAACTGCTGTTCATCATAGGCTGTGTCATTCTGTAGCTGTTCATGGCATTCAGGGTGTTCATATTCATGGAATTAACATTGTAAGGGGCGGTTGGCATTAGGTTGACTCCCATGTTCATACCCCGTTGAACAGCTAACGTACGAGGACCGGCCTGCATGGCAACTGCAGGTGGGCTGCGGCCAtagagctgctgctggtgtgcaGTTGCAGAGGGCAGTGGTGCTGACTTAGAGCGAATGGAAATATGCCCCTTGACTGGCATTTGCCCCTGCAACCTCTGTGTATGTGGAATACCAATATTGGTAGCAGACATATTACACTGAAGCAGAGGTGACGTGAGGTTCATGGTGGTGGACGCCAGGTTTGGTGGGGGTGTCATAGTGGCTTGTGCTTGTGGTGTGCCTGCTAATGGATGAGAGGGAGCTAGCTGAGCCAGTCCTGTGTTGGACAGAGAAACGCTGGTTGCATAGGAAGTCACAGCAGGAGAATGGCTATAAGGCATGGCATGAGGGTCCATAATGGTGTTTGTCAGCTGCTGCAACTTGGCTAAACTGAATGTGGCTGATGGTTGCGAATAGCCCCCAGCACCAAAATCCCCTGGAATCCTCTCATAGATACTTATGTTACCAGTACTTCCTGATTCCGGTATTTCCATGATCATAGGCGCTGGGGTGAAGCTGTTGTTCATGCTACACTGAGACAGCGGAGGCTGTTgctggggtggaggtgggggctgtggctgctgtgACTGAGGCTGTTGCTGTTGTGGCTGCGTTGTTGGTTGCTGGTTACTTGGAGGCCTTTCTACTACACAGCTCTGAGGTGATTTGATATTGCAGTTTCCTGCAGGTGGGACAGTGCTTTGCTGCAtcatgctgcagctgctgccaatGTTTGCCATTTGCTGAGTGACAACACAGCTGTTCTGAGTGAGGCTGCTAGAAGATGACAGTCCTCCATACGaacagctgctctgggaagagtTATTTCCACAAATGCTGCCTCCCATAGTGGAGTCATAGCTGCTGGGGTTTTCATAATTCTCTGTAGTGCTCTCAATGCTGCCAAGGTCACTGAAGCCACTATCCACCACCTGCTGAGAGTGGTCCGATACTGAAGGCACATCCATCATGGGGCTGGTCTCCATGTTCTGCATAGAGGGTGCGGACAGGGATCCTTGTTCAGGACTTATCTGGGTGTAACTGCTCTCCAGAGCAGGCACATTTGGGCTGCTGACAGAACGTACAGACTGGCTGGGGTGGGACTGAACAGAGGATATTGGGCTGTTGTGTTCTGAGGCCTGACAATCTTCAACCATTGATATCTGAGGATCCTCCTCAGTCTGGGTGTAACTCTGCAAAGTCTGACAAGCTGCAAGAGTTTCTTCACAGTCCTGGTAAGCTACATCATGCTCGTTGCTTTCCTCCTGTGTCAAGGACTGGACTGCTTGAACAGTTTCAAGATCTAGTTCACTATGAGGaatgccttcctcttcctttaaTTCAATTAACCCTTCTTTATTACTTTGCTCTTCTTCGTGATCATCTTCAGACCCAGGGATGTGCTCTGAGCCCACCGATGTCTCATTGGAAGCCTGCTCTTCCTCAGAATCTGCCTCtgcttcatctttttcttttgcatcttCTCTACTGCTTGGTATGCTTGTTTCTAAAAAACATTCTTGCACCTGAGGCTCCTCCTTCACCCCTTCTCTAACAGGCTGTTCCTccaattcttttttctttacagactCCAGATGACCATCATCTTCGTCATCAGCATCATGATCTTCATTTTGATTTGTCACTACTGcaacttcctcttcttcctcgTGGTCATGCTCAGGTTCATCTAGTTCTTGCTGTTCTTCTTCTGATTGCCTTTGCTCTTCTAAAACCCGCGGCTTCTCCTCTACCTCCTCTTCTATCTCAGGCCCTTTTACTTCTGGCACTGGACTGCTGTTGCTATCCACAGGAGAAACTGCTCTTACTTCACTGCTAGCTGTatcttcctcttctccctctcctacctcttctgcttccatattcagatcttcctctttcctttcctcagtAAGAGGCAGCTCCTCTTTCTGCTCAACACTTTCTTCTTTATCTGAAATTCTGGGCTTACGCCCTGGTTTTGAATTAGCTACCACCCCATCAACCCCTTCATCCTGAACTGACGGTGGCACCTTTTCCTGGCTCAGTTTAAAACCTGGTTTTCGACCAGGTCTTTTCTTCCAGTGGACTGGTTTTCGGCTTTTCCCTTTTGGCCATCCCTTCTTCTTTTTCATGGGTGTAGAAGTATCTGGCTCAAACGAAGAATCCTTTGCTTCACATTTTCTCAGCATAGATAATGGATTCAAAGTTGGGTTACCTGAAAACACAAATTGAAAGATACTGTTCAAACATTTTTGTTTGACCTAAGCATTCATGGAAGCCTTCCCAAGCATTCCCATCATGTTTATCAACTTTACGTATCAGTACTAGCTTAGAGATTTATTGTGAAGAGTAACAAGAAGGATCGGGGTCTGCTCATTTGTGATCACATTCCATGTTACATTTTCAATGAAGACCAATGCTTTCAAGATTTTGCATGGTCAAAGCTCTGAGCCTTTAATATACAATTCAAATTAAACACTAGGCTATATGATAAAGTCCTGGAAAGATGCACCGCCCTTTACAAATTTCATTTATACAATACGTTCACAACTGAAAATGTTCCAGTGTAGGGGAACACATGAAGTTGCAATAAAAGCACGTTTCCTTTTAGATCTCTATTTTGAATctgctgaagaaaggaaatatttccacTTTTTTCATGGCTTATGCTTTTAAATGCCAACAGAAATACACAGATGACAATGTGGctagtgttgtgttttttttttttaatctgagaaaTCATTAAAAGGAAGCTGAATTTCTCCCTCGTCTGACTTTTAGTTGATGAAGTAAGTTTTGCAATTCATGGCTTTCTAAACACTAGAATAGGTTCAGAACTTACACAGCCAGAAAGGAATGTGATCATTTACTGAGAACTTTCTGAATACTGTAAGGCATTCCCTGAACTAATTTTGTTTTGAACCTGTCAATTAGGAGAGTCAAGtgacattttacattttaactgCTAGTAAACTACTGCAATAGTTAATCATTGACCCTAGTTGATATTCACACTTTACCATCTGAATTTCTGTCTTCAGACACTGAATTTACTTAATCCACTTTTGTATTAGTTTTCATTTATCTGCTAGGCAGAACATCTCTCTTGGGAAATAACAGTTCTCACCTAAGTAAACTTATCAAGTCACTCTTTTGCCTCCACTTTCTTTGAATCTATCATTACAGAACATTTGTTCTAGTGTCTTAATCAGCCCATGACTGTTCTTTGAACTATTCCAGTTTATCAACACTCTTATCAAGTGTGAATAACTGAGTAAAGACGGTTGTAATACTTTCACCAAAGCTAAATAAAGAGATGACAGAATGTCTCTACTCCACTTAAGATTCCCCTGTTCATATATTTAAGGATTATCCGAATCTCTTTGGCTTTGAGCTAGAAAACCACACTAATTATTGGACATGACCTTCACACACTCTCACAGACGTTGTCAGTGAATTGCCCTTCACTTCATTTACCAAATCCCCTCTTCTTCTGTCAGCTGCTACATTATTTTTCAATCTATCCATAAAACAGCAGTACAAACAGACACATGACGCAGACCAATCTCCCTTAGAACAGAATAGTTCTGTTGGAgtggacctacaatgatcatctagtccaactggcTTGCACCCCGCTAATAACAAAGCTGCTTAATTACTCCTTGTTTGCAGTTTGATTTATTTAATATGTGATAACTTGACTCTGTAACATTTCAGCTTAAGCAAATGGTTTTGATTAAGTCAAATATCCCTCAAAACACTAAGCAGGTAACATCAATTTCTCTTATTAACCTAGCTGTAGTCTCATAAAAATACATCATTGTCtgacaaatgcatttttcatataCCAGTGTTCATTTGTATTGAGCAAATAACCCTCCCTGGACTTTCTACCGAGTAATAAGCCAGTCATCCTACCATTTAAATGAGGATGAATGTCACACTGACAGGCCTATATTTAGGTTGGTCATCCCACTATGTGGATATAAGATTAATTTCCCCCCAATATTAAGAATATATTTATTCACATTTCTGCCGTTTCTACCATCTTAAAAAATGTTATTGACTCTATGCTATGAATTTCCTAAGAAGAGCTGTTTAAAGTCCACAGTTATGAAACAAGGGTAAAACTAAATAATGTGCTCCTAGTAGTTCACAAATGCTTCTTAAAACCTAATCGTAGGTCAGCTGAGTTACTCCTGCCGTTTGTTCAGACAGTCATTTACTCTAAATATCTCTGAGGAGaagcattctgaaaaaaatacgcatattaaaaaatgaatttaaaacaaatactGAATTAAAGAATTCCTTGAACTCATCCATAAAACAAGTATTTGGAATGTgaataaaggaaagaaaggatCTGCCACAGTCAGCGTATCATGGGGCAGGAAGAAGGACACACTACTTTCATAGTATTTATTAAAGCATTAACACttaagaccttaaaaaaaaatacacctcaaaaaaaaaaaattgctatttctcttccccttctttcACATTTCCTATCTACTACAGAGGATTAGATTTACCACCTCTTAGGTGAAGACCCATTGCTGTTATCTGTACTTTCATGGATTTAATATTTttagtaatagaaaaaaaaagtaaattatctTATGATGGCAGGCTCCCCTTATAATAATGTAGTATTAAAGGTGTTCAGTCTGGGCTCCACAGTATAAGACAGacatggagctactggagagagaccagcgaAGGCCACTAAGATGTCCAAgagactggaacacctctctgatgacaaaaggctgagagagctgggactagAGAAGAGAACGCTCGGAGAGAACCTTTAATTAATGTGTACAAATGTCTtaagggagggtgtaaagaagatggagccaggctctttccagtggtgcccagtgccatgaccagaagccatgagcacaaactgaaacacaggagattctATCTGAGCACGAGGAATCACTTCTTTACTGTGACtaagaactggaacaggctgcccagagaggctccagagtctccctccttggagatattcagaagccatctggacatggtcctgagcaactcGCTCTTAGTGGCCTTGCTTAAGCAGCAGGACTgcacaagatgacctccagaggtcctttccaacctcaaggGACTGTGATGCTATGATTTTTACCATATACACGACACCATCTTCACAAAAGAATATGGATTTGATGACCACTCAAGATTTCACGTGCGTAATTTTTTAGGATACTGAGAAACATATGTACGTGCTCATTCAGTTGCACTCAGCTAAACGTCAGTGTGCACGCAAGCTTGAACAGAAGATCATTACAGCATTCACATTCACAGTAGAACTTACAGGTAGAACtaggaaaagcaaaataatacagCCCAGCTTATTACAGAGCTGCATCTTCCCCCACACAACACTGATCGAGTTGCACAGAACTGGCAGAATATAGAGAAACGATCTTTATTTGTTTTCTACACTGCAGAACACAGTCCTCCCGAATGCCTAACCCTTATTAAATACTGGCCTCAAATCACCACACCACACTATCAGTTCTCACTGTAGCCCTGACAGCAATCAGAACCAATTCAAATTCTCATGCGACACCAAAGGTTACATTTCAGGGAAATCATAAAACACTTTCAATGCATTGCCTCAGCTAGAGATTAAGTTCTCAGGGAAAATCTAACCCAAACCACCCTTAGTTCgaaatttgtttgttttgggtttttttcttaaaaaaaaaaaaagggggggcggcggggattACGAGCAGGTTTCTGTAGTGATGGGAAAACTTCCAAAATAACTAAGCTTCCTATAAACATTCCTAACATAGTTATGATTATGGAATAGCTTACTTTGggtgtcatctctaagcaagtaaagaaggttatcaagagtagccAAAACGGATTCACCAAGTGGAAAtgatgcttgaccaatctgatagctttcaaTAATGGCACAGCTGGCTGTAGAcgagagcagtgggtgttgtctacctaaacttcagcaaggcttttgacactgtctgccaTAACATACTcattgggaagctcaggaagtgtgggctagatgagtggacagtgaggtggattgacaactagctgaacggcagagctcagagggttgtgatcagcggcacagagttcagttggaggcctgtagctagtggggttccccaggggtcagtactcagcccagtcttgttcaacttactcatcaacaacctggatgaagagacagaacGTGTTGATatgaaactgggaggagtggctgatacaccggaaggctgtgctgccattcagcaagacctggacagactAGAGAGCTGGGCGAAGAGGAACCTGATtacgttcaacaagggcaagtgcagggtcctgcacctggggaggaataaccccatgcaccagtacaggctcagggctgacctgctgggaagcagctctgcggagagggacctgggtgtcctggtggacgacaagttgaccatgagtcagcagtgtgccctggttgccaagaaggccaatgggatcctggggtgcaccaagaggagtgtggccagtaggtcgagggaggttctcctccccctctgctctgccctggggaggccccatctgcagtactgcgtccagttctgggctccccacttcaagaaagatgaggaactactggagagaatccagcgtagggctacgaagatgatgaggggactggagcatctccgctacgaggaaaagctgagggagctggggcttgttcagcctgaagaagagaagactgagaggggatcttataaatgcttataaatatcttaagggcaggtgtcaagaggacagggccaaactcttttcagtggtgcccagcgacaggacaaggggcaacgggcacaaacagaagcacaggaagttccacctgaacggaggaagaacttctttacaaCTGAGAgtgcactggaacagtctgctgagaggggttgtggagtctcctctgaagatattcaaaactcacctggatgcagtcctgtgcaacctgctctatgtgaacctgctttagcagggaggttggactagacgatatccagaagtcccttccaacccgtatcATTCTGTGACTAAAATAGTCTAAGTCTCAACCAAGTATTAATGACTGCAATACTGTATTTCTGAATTGTCATAAGGCAGTGCTGCCCCCCTCCACCCATCTTATTTTTTTATCAAAAAAGGCCAGGTGTTTATGGTGACCAATTATCCCAATGGGGTAACATATTTAGGTAACTGaaagtacattttattttctccaagATCATTACAGTTTTACTACACATATGCAAAGGCACCTGCATTAAAGGCATAAGCAGCCACAGATACTGTTTGATGTCAGGAGCAGCAATATCCTAAAATAGTGTGCTCACTACTTTATTACTTAAGAGGTTCTGACAAATTTGCAGCagttgaggaaaaaaagcaacagaagtgACACAAGGGAACAGAAAGCACTAAATTACAAATAAAGAGTAAGAAAGTAAAGTATTTATAAAGTAGGTGAGCAAGAAATTTATCATTGTAGTATATAACAGATGCGAGTTAATACAGTGGCTTTCCAAATAACGTTTTTGATCCCTGGGCACTCCATGGACTATCTGCAGTCTGCAAAAGATGGTTAAAAAAATCACCTATGTATTTTATAAAGCAATATATGTGTGTGAAATCTTTGAAGCGATCTGCATCTCCACCAGAAAACATTCAGAAGAGCACAAATGAAAAAGCCTGAAAACCACTTATCTAACAGATCTTCTCCTCACTTTATAGTCTTATTAATGGTGCTGGAGAACCATATAAATGTATTTCACGAGTAATCTGAtcacaacagaattaaaaaaatggtATAAGATGATTGTGCATATAATCCCACTAAGCAAACTTAATGGTGCATCAACACATGTTTGCACTAAATTTACTTAGTTATATACTGCTATAAAAATTTAAGGATAACTGATACTAAATGGATAGTACACATGGCTGTAATCATATTGATGCTTTCAGTATTTAagtacttttaaagaaaaattctccTCTGCTAACCACAAGCTATCTGAAAGCCATAAATTATTGGGTTTGTTCCAGTAATGATTTTTTATTGTGGGATAATGGCACCATACTTCTCTTTCACACAGTTCTCTATTTCACTGACTGCCTTGCACTATGTAGACCATCAAGAGAACAGAATGTGTAACAGCCATAATGAAGATTACTAATGGAACATCTTAATGACAGATGTTTCTTTTGAATTGTCAGTGCACTTCAAGTAACCAGTTCCAACCAAATAATTTTATGAGCTGAAGGTTCAGAGAACTTTAAGGAGATATGAGAAGCTGACAGGCAGGACATGCAATGTGATGAAGAACAGGATCTCAAAAGAGACAatttattgttttcctttgttatGGAAAACTGAGGGCTCTCCAattcatttctgttttatttctgtaagcGACCCCACTGTATAGCTTCTTCCACAATCACAGATACCAATTTCACCAGGAAAGCTGAATCAAAAGGGTACCTGTGATCAGGTCATTGCTAGTAAGACAGTTAAAAGCATGCACCATGTTTTCATAAGACTTGGGAACGTTTGAGGCGGTTTGACTGGTAATTTATGCCTAACCCTACATTTTGGCTAGCAGTTACAAGACAATGTAAGCGGCTTGTTCCATCGTGAGCTCGTGTCATCTGGCACTCACTGACACACTACTGATATCAAACTTTCAACAGCATACCACCAAACATACCATTAGTGTCATCAGACTCCTCCTCATCTTTGGACTTCCTCTTAGAAGAGGGTCTATGCCTCAGTGTGTCTGGTGGGGCTAGGTGCCGAAAGTATCCACTGGGCAAAAGTTCactctcctcctcttcatcctcctcctcctcttcctcctcctcaatcTCAAATGTAGGCTCTAATCGGGGCATTGGTCGTTCAGAGTCTGAGTCCTCAAATGGTTCATCCAGCACTTCTGTGGTTTCTGAGATTGTTTCAGTGACAACACTGCTGTTGTGGTGCTTACGCTTGCGGACTCGCCTCTTCCGATGAAGAATTGGTTTCTGAAAGTGGAAGGTGGGagaagaaaagacattttatcaCGTGCAGTAGAAATAAAACCACTGATAACATGAACAGCAGAGCTCAACTATCTAGGCAGGACCAGAGGGCTCCCTTCTGGAATCCAGACTTCACTAGAAATACTGACGGCACCTGCCTTCAGTTAAACAGATGTCAAATACAATGCAAGCCAACCGACTTCCATGAAGACTGCTAGATTGACGTTTGTGTAACAGTATACACCATTTAAACAGCTGAAAGTTCAGAGACACTACAACATAGATGTGAATAGTTTAGAATAAGCTGCAAAGATGATATAGAAGAGAACTTTTTAGTGCAGCATCCCATGAAGCGAGGATTTTCTTGGTCATGTTGACAGAATTCACATCTCCATTGTAAACCATTCCGAAGACTTTTTGCTGTGATTTTAGTTGTTCAGGTAGCATTTGTGTTTTGGAAGCTTCTTTTAAAAGTAGGACCATATCTGTTTCTATGTTGTGTGACTGAGTAAAACTTCAATAACCAAGGGGAAAAATCAAATGCACACAGCAGAagctagaatgaaaaaaaacccaaaacaaccctaCCTCTGATTCAACAAAAACTACCACTATAAAAGGTAGCAGAAAGTATTGTCTAGACAGAGTTCTGGAACACTGAGCAGATGCTACCTGTACACTTAGTACATACCCCATGAATTGCACAATCATTCAGAAAGTACCAACATACTGACAAAACAGACTGCATGATATAGTCAGAGACAACCAGAAATAAAGCACACACCTTTCGTTTTAACGTTGGCTTGGTGAGAACAGGTGGAGAGCTTGATCGAGGACTCACAGGctcatcatcttcatcttcactACTCTCACTAAAACACCTCAGAAGTGCTCTATCACTATCACTGTAGCGGCGGGGTAATCTGTCGCAGTCCTCCG of Opisthocomus hoazin isolate bOpiHoa1 chromosome 28, bOpiHoa1.hap1, whole genome shotgun sequence contains these proteins:
- the KAT6A gene encoding histone acetyltransferase KAT6A; protein product: MVKLANPLYTEWILEAIKKVKKQKQRPSEERICNAVSSSHGLDRKTVLEQLELSVKDGTILKVSNKGLNSYKDPDNPGRIALPKPRNHGKLDGKPNVDWNKLIKRAVEGLAESNGSSLKNIERFLKGQKDVSALFGGSAASTFHQQLRLAVKRAVGHGRLLKDGPLYQLNTKATTNADGKESFESLSCLPPVCLLPHEKDKPVAEPIPICSFCLGTKEQNREKKPEELISCADCGNSGHPSCLKFSPELTVRVKALRWQCIECKTCSSCRDQGKNADNMLFCDSCDRGFHMECCDPPLTRMPKGMWICQICRPRKKGRKLLHKKAAQIKRRYANPIGRPKNRLKNQSTTSKGPFSKVRTGPGRGRKRKIALSSQSASSEGGYLEQTDVLDFCRDGSTALKFNKKTKGLIDGLTKFFTPSPDGRKARGEVVDYSQQYRIRKKGTRKSSTSEWLTDNQDGWDGKQENEERFFGSQDVLTEKDMELFRDIQEQALQKVGVTGPPDPQVRCPSVIEFGKYEIQTWYSSPYPQEYSRLPKLYLCEFCLKYMKSRTILQQHMKKCGWFHPPANEIYRKNNISVFEVDGNVSTIYCQNLCLLAKLFLDHKTLYYDVEPFLFYVLTQNDVKGCHLVGYFSKEKHCQQKYNVSCIMILPQYQRKGYGRFLIDFSYLLSKREGQAGSPEKPLSDLGRLSYMAYWKSVILECLYHQHDKQLSIKKLSKLTGICPQDITSTLHHLRMLDFRSDQFVIIRREKLIQEHMAKLRTNVRPIDVDAECLRWTPVIVSNSVVSEDEEEETEDGENEEQQEQKEKDPETNMVKSVSWEKKEQEPYSPTESEKKPDIVAPANSARPNKHIFPLDSLPANSQPSRRGRWNRKGKKLREPFCEKEPILPTEDKTVVPSGRCSECEEKSAASRGRCSDCEEKSVALQGRCGECEEKSPAPRGRYAEDEEKSAISQGQYGKGEKSAIPRRRYSEGMERWRGQLKKNMEPLKCRFPEDCDRLPRRYSDSDRALLRCFSESSEDEDDEPVSPRSSSPPVLTKPTLKRKKPILHRKRRVRKRKHHNSSVVTETISETTEVLDEPFEDSDSERPMPRLEPTFEIEEEEEEEEDEEEESELLPSGYFRHLAPPDTLRHRPSSKRKSKDEEESDDTNGNPTLNPLSMLRKCEAKDSSFEPDTSTPMKKKKGWPKGKSRKPVHWKKRPGRKPGFKLSQEKVPPSVQDEGVDGVVANSKPGRKPRISDKEESVEQKEELPLTEERKEEDLNMEAEEVGEGEEEDTASSEVRAVSPVDSNSSPVPEVKGPEIEEEVEEKPRVLEEQRQSEEEQQELDEPEHDHEEEEEVAVVTNQNEDHDADDEDDGHLESVKKKELEEQPVREGVKEEPQVQECFLETSIPSSREDAKEKDEAEADSEEEQASNETSVGSEHIPGSEDDHEEEQSNKEGLIELKEEEGIPHSELDLETVQAVQSLTQEESNEHDVAYQDCEETLAACQTLQSYTQTEEDPQISMVEDCQASEHNSPISSVQSHPSQSVRSVSSPNVPALESSYTQISPEQGSLSAPSMQNMETSPMMDVPSVSDHSQQVVDSGFSDLGSIESTTENYENPSSYDSTMGGSICGNNSSQSSCSYGGLSSSSSLTQNSCVVTQQMANIGSSCSMMQQSTVPPAGNCNIKSPQSCVVERPPSNQQPTTQPQQQQPQSQQPQPPPPPQQQPPLSQCSMNNSFTPAPMIMEIPESGSTGNISIYERIPGDFGAGGYSQPSATFSLAKLQQLTNTIMDPHAMPYSHSPAVTSYATSVSLSNTGLAQLAPSHPLAGTPQAQATMTPPPNLASTTMNLTSPLLQCNMSATNIGIPHTQRLQGQMPVKGHISIRSKSAPLPSATAHQQQLYGRSPPAVAMQAGPRTLAVQRGMNMGVNLMPTAPYNVNSMNMNTLNAMNSYRMTQPMMNSSYHSNPAYMNQTAQYPMQMQMGMMGSQAYTQQPMQPNPHGNMMYTGPSHHSYMNAAGVPKQSLNGPYMRR